From the Cupriavidus necator N-1 genome, one window contains:
- a CDS encoding DsbA family oxidoreductase, whose protein sequence is MPQPIKIDFVSDIACPWCAIGLSSLQLALQRLGDAVDAEIVVHPFELNPGMRPEGEAIVDYLGRKYGRTPAQIAETQAMIRERGAGVGFPFGERTHVYNTFDAHRLLHWAGLEGKQLPLKLALLRAYHADGKDPSNHEVLVEAAQGVGLDAAAARKVLDSDDYANAVRAEIQEYQRMGIQSVPSIIFNNRYLVTGGQPVEAFEQAIREIVAEAPQQPANG, encoded by the coding sequence CATCGGCCTGTCTTCACTGCAGTTGGCGCTGCAGCGCCTTGGCGATGCGGTGGATGCCGAAATCGTCGTGCATCCGTTTGAACTCAACCCGGGGATGCGCCCGGAGGGCGAGGCGATCGTCGATTATCTAGGCAGGAAGTACGGGCGCACCCCGGCGCAGATCGCAGAGACCCAGGCCATGATCCGCGAGCGCGGCGCCGGCGTGGGCTTTCCGTTTGGCGAGCGCACACATGTCTACAACACCTTCGATGCCCACCGGCTGCTGCACTGGGCAGGCCTGGAAGGCAAGCAGCTGCCGCTGAAGCTGGCGCTGCTGCGCGCTTACCATGCCGACGGCAAAGACCCGAGCAATCACGAGGTACTGGTCGAAGCCGCGCAGGGCGTTGGCCTGGATGCCGCGGCGGCGCGCAAGGTGCTGGACAGCGATGACTATGCCAATGCGGTGCGCGCGGAAATCCAGGAGTACCAGCGCATGGGAATCCAGTCAGTGCCGTCCATCATCTTCAACAACCGCTACCTGGTTACCGGCGGGCAGCCGGTGGAGGCTTTCGAACAGGCGATCCGGGAGATCGTGGCCGAGGCGCCGCAGCAGCCCGCGAACGGGTGA
- a CDS encoding short-chain fatty acid transporter, translating into MKETTRMAFADAGKPQQGGLESLAVRVTNWSERWFPDSYIFAAIAVVVVALGAMLVGASAPAVAKAFGDGFWSLIPFTMQMAVVAIAGYVVAVSPPASMLIARLASLPRTARGAVAFVALVSLLTSLLNWAISLIFSGLLVRAIARRGGLRVDYRAASAAAYLGMGATWALGLSSSAAQLQANPVSLPKSLLDITGVIPFAETIFLWQSMAMTVVLIVASLLIAYFSAPTGERARTAADMGVDLNDADDGVAWPSRPGEWLEYSPLLTLALVAMGASWLYQEFSAKDPILAISNLNTYNFLFLLLGMLLNWRPKRFLRAVARSVPSTSGVLIQFPLYGGIAFILTKATGVDGATLSHHLASAFVTMATTESFSAVMGVYSAVLGFFVPSGGGKWIIEAPYVMQAANELQVHLGWAVQVYNAAEALPNLINPFWMLPLLGVLGIRAKDVVGFTFTQLLVHTPLVLLMLWAFATTLPYHPPVMP; encoded by the coding sequence ATGAAAGAGACAACGAGGATGGCATTTGCCGATGCCGGCAAGCCGCAGCAAGGTGGCCTGGAGAGCCTGGCCGTACGGGTGACGAACTGGTCAGAGCGCTGGTTTCCGGATTCCTACATCTTTGCCGCGATCGCCGTCGTGGTGGTGGCGCTCGGCGCTATGCTGGTCGGGGCGTCGGCACCGGCCGTGGCGAAGGCATTCGGTGACGGCTTCTGGAGCCTGATCCCGTTCACGATGCAGATGGCGGTGGTGGCGATCGCCGGCTATGTGGTGGCGGTCTCGCCGCCAGCGTCGATGCTGATCGCGCGGCTGGCATCGCTGCCGCGTACGGCCCGCGGCGCAGTCGCGTTCGTGGCGCTGGTGAGCCTGCTGACGTCGCTGCTCAACTGGGCCATCAGCCTGATCTTCAGCGGCTTGCTGGTGCGCGCGATTGCCCGACGTGGGGGCTTGCGCGTGGATTATCGGGCCGCGAGCGCGGCGGCCTATCTGGGGATGGGCGCAACGTGGGCGCTAGGGCTCAGTTCCTCGGCCGCGCAGCTACAGGCAAATCCTGTCAGCCTGCCGAAGTCGCTGCTGGATATCACCGGGGTGATCCCGTTCGCTGAAACGATCTTCCTGTGGCAATCGATGGCGATGACCGTCGTGCTGATTGTCGCGTCACTGCTGATTGCATATTTTTCTGCGCCCACCGGGGAGCGGGCCCGCACCGCGGCCGATATGGGTGTAGACCTGAACGATGCCGACGACGGCGTCGCGTGGCCGTCGCGCCCTGGCGAGTGGCTGGAATACAGCCCGCTACTGACGCTGGCGCTGGTGGCGATGGGCGCAAGCTGGCTCTACCAGGAGTTTTCCGCAAAAGACCCGATCCTCGCCATCTCCAACCTGAACACCTACAACTTCCTGTTCTTGCTTCTCGGCATGTTGCTGAACTGGCGCCCGAAGCGCTTCCTGCGCGCCGTGGCCAGGTCGGTGCCGTCGACCTCAGGCGTGCTGATCCAGTTTCCGCTGTATGGCGGTATCGCCTTTATCCTCACCAAGGCGACCGGAGTCGACGGTGCGACGCTATCCCATCATCTCGCGTCGGCCTTTGTTACGATGGCGACCACCGAATCGTTCTCAGCGGTCATGGGCGTGTATTCGGCCGTGCTGGGGTTCTTCGTGCCGTCGGGCGGCGGCAAGTGGATCATCGAGGCTCCGTACGTGATGCAGGCCGCCAATGAACTGCAAGTCCACCTGGGATGGGCGGTACAGGTCTACAACGCGGCCGAGGCGCTGCCGAACCTGATCAATCCCTTCTGGATGCTGCCGCTGCTCGGCGTGCTGGGGATCCGGGCCAAGGATGTGGTCGGCTTCACCTTCACGCAGTTGCTGGTGCACACGCCGCTGGTGCTGCTGATGCTGTGGGCGTTCGCCACGACGCTGCCTTACCATCCACCGGTCATGCCTTGA
- the lhpI gene encoding bifunctional Delta(1)-pyrroline-2-carboxylate/Delta(1)-piperideine-2-carboxylate reductase — protein MLNIDAESARASLPFDRLVDALKEAFASGCEVPLRHNHTVTTAQGQQGTLLLMPAWSPSQGYLGVKTVSIYPGNSARSLPGLFSTYILYSVETGEPLALIDGNEITSRRTAAASALGASFLSRKDARSMLLLGAGRVASLVPYAWRSVRQIERVGVWDINPAQGRRLAEQLCSDGFDAYVVDRLETDTCAVDVISAATLSTEPLIRREYLRPGTHVDLIGGFTPAMRETDDACFAGTSVFVDTDEAATKAGDLLSPLGNGVIAREDIRSDLAGLCRARHAGRVSDDEITVFKAVGTALEDLAAAAMCFEAVANN, from the coding sequence ATGCTGAATATCGATGCAGAGAGCGCCCGCGCGTCGCTCCCTTTTGACCGGCTTGTTGATGCACTCAAGGAAGCGTTTGCCTCTGGCTGCGAGGTGCCGCTGCGGCATAACCATACCGTCACCACCGCGCAGGGCCAGCAGGGGACGCTGCTGCTGATGCCGGCCTGGAGCCCGTCGCAGGGATACCTTGGCGTCAAGACCGTCTCGATCTATCCCGGCAACTCCGCGCGCTCGCTGCCGGGACTGTTCTCGACCTACATCCTCTACAGCGTGGAGACCGGCGAGCCACTGGCGCTGATCGACGGCAACGAGATCACGTCCCGGCGCACCGCGGCCGCGTCGGCGCTCGGCGCATCCTTCCTGAGCCGCAAGGACGCCAGATCCATGCTCTTGCTGGGCGCCGGTCGGGTGGCCAGCCTGGTGCCGTATGCCTGGCGCAGCGTTCGGCAGATCGAGCGGGTCGGGGTGTGGGACATCAACCCTGCTCAGGGCCGCCGGCTGGCCGAACAGCTTTGCAGCGATGGCTTCGACGCATACGTGGTGGACAGGCTCGAGACGGACACCTGCGCCGTGGACGTCATCAGCGCGGCGACGCTTTCGACCGAACCGCTGATCCGTCGCGAATACCTTCGTCCCGGCACCCATGTCGACCTGATCGGTGGCTTTACGCCAGCGATGCGTGAAACCGATGACGCTTGCTTTGCGGGCACCTCTGTATTTGTCGATACGGACGAGGCGGCAACCAAGGCCGGCGACCTGCTGTCCCCGCTCGGCAACGGCGTGATCGCCCGGGAAGATATCCGTAGCGACCTTGCCGGTCTCTGTCGGGCCCGGCACGCAGGAAGAGTTTCAGACGATGAGATTACGGTCTTCAAGGCTGTCGGTACCGCCCTGGAAGATCTTGCCGCCGCGGCGATGTGTTTCGAAGCCGTGGCAAATAACTAG
- a CDS encoding molybdopterin-dependent oxidoreductase: MLASIQHKYKLLEVAMSEVEKKGFCTLCRSRCGTINVVNGDTLVAVRPDGEHPTGKAMCLKGKAAPELVHSAERLLHPMRRTNPKDAADPGWVRISWEEALDQIAARLIEARTTLGAESVAFAVTTPSGTALSDSIDWIERFVRLYGSPNICYATEICNWHKDFAHAFTFGCGMPTADYRNAELILLWGHNPANTWLSQAEAIGAGRAAGARLIVVDPRQTGLAEEADQWLRVKPGSDAALAMALANLLIEANAFDIDFVRQWTNGPLLVRKDNGAFLRGRDIGIGQTDAFVVWDAHQRMAVPAGGQCHVPGRIALRGTFEVTVGDRHDQSMLMCQPAFELYAAECARYPADRAARLTWIPEGDIRHAASMIGTARRVAYHAWSGVGQHENATQTERAIACLYALTGSFDRRGGNRIYQKPPFNAVSRLDLLSPEQGRKALGLSERPLGPPAQGWITARDLYRAITDKKPYAVTTLIAFGTNPLLSQPDVAMGERALRALPFYVHCDLFENPSAKYADILLPVSTPWEREGLRIGFEVSAEAEKLVQLRQRMVPPRGEARSDNEIVFALAARIGLQEAFFGASLEAGWDYMLAPMGLTVAALRAKPEGVRIPVEDTEMKYRMGKSARPFNTPTGLVELYSEGLLAHGYSPLPGYQEPSIEQGDAARSAFPYLLTSAKNGYYCHSQQRGVASLRRKAMLPRLDISREAAAARDIRSGDPVRISTPGGSALFTARIDPGLHPAVLVGEYGWWQRCDAMGQAPLAVCGADSVNFNGLIDAQRQDPVSGSSPLRAYRCSIERETAFDIRRRPWEDFRVFRVVALCKEAADVTSVYMAPTDGGRLPDFLPGQHATIRLFIGGGGQEVIRSYSLTGPAIMADRQCYSISVRQTVARLANGELVSGRASSFINQQLAVGDVVELRAPGGTFVMPTRTARPLVLLAGGIGITPFINLLESLAGQAEPPRILLLYANQNGATHAFKRRIRELEAAIPTLSVINYYDAPADGDIAGRDFHVHGRVSADAVPQALLAMRPLIYMCGPVPMMTAFAEGMAARGVPHFDIHKEIFRSPAVAKIEHGQAFQVHFRKSGVVHQWRSEDGALLGFAEARGVRLPSGCRVGQCESCAVRIVSGSAHHLQGEVPDDPGICLACQAVPASDLVIDA, encoded by the coding sequence ATGCTAGCTAGCATCCAGCACAAATACAAGTTGCTGGAAGTGGCGATGAGCGAAGTCGAAAAGAAGGGGTTTTGCACGCTGTGTCGTTCCCGCTGCGGAACGATCAATGTCGTGAACGGAGACACCCTCGTTGCGGTCCGCCCGGATGGCGAACACCCCACGGGCAAGGCGATGTGCCTCAAGGGAAAGGCAGCGCCCGAACTCGTGCACAGCGCCGAGCGGCTGTTGCATCCGATGCGCAGGACGAACCCAAAAGACGCAGCGGATCCAGGGTGGGTGCGCATTTCATGGGAGGAGGCGCTCGATCAGATCGCGGCGCGCCTGATCGAGGCGCGCACCACGCTGGGTGCGGAGTCGGTTGCCTTCGCCGTGACCACACCCAGTGGCACGGCGCTGTCGGACAGCATCGACTGGATCGAGCGTTTCGTCCGCCTCTACGGCAGCCCCAACATCTGCTACGCCACCGAGATCTGCAACTGGCACAAGGACTTCGCGCATGCCTTTACCTTTGGCTGCGGGATGCCGACGGCGGATTACCGCAATGCCGAACTGATTCTTCTGTGGGGACACAATCCCGCCAACACGTGGCTGTCGCAGGCAGAGGCAATCGGCGCCGGACGGGCCGCCGGCGCCAGGCTGATCGTGGTCGACCCGCGGCAGACCGGACTGGCGGAAGAAGCCGATCAATGGCTGCGTGTGAAACCTGGCAGCGATGCCGCGCTGGCCATGGCATTGGCCAACCTGCTGATCGAGGCCAATGCCTTCGATATCGATTTCGTGCGGCAATGGACCAACGGTCCGCTGCTGGTACGCAAGGACAATGGCGCCTTCCTGCGCGGGCGCGACATCGGTATCGGGCAGACAGACGCCTTTGTCGTCTGGGACGCCCACCAGCGCATGGCCGTGCCGGCGGGCGGCCAGTGCCATGTTCCCGGCCGCATCGCGCTGCGCGGAACCTTTGAGGTGACCGTTGGCGATCGCCATGACCAGTCCATGCTGATGTGCCAGCCGGCGTTCGAGCTCTATGCGGCGGAATGCGCGCGCTATCCCGCCGATCGCGCGGCCCGGCTGACGTGGATTCCGGAGGGCGATATCCGCCATGCCGCGAGCATGATCGGCACGGCACGGCGCGTTGCCTATCACGCCTGGTCCGGCGTCGGGCAGCATGAGAACGCCACGCAGACCGAGCGTGCGATTGCCTGCCTCTACGCCCTGACGGGCAGCTTCGACCGGCGCGGTGGCAACCGCATTTACCAGAAGCCGCCGTTCAATGCGGTGAGCCGCCTGGACCTGCTGAGTCCGGAGCAGGGGCGCAAGGCCCTGGGATTGTCAGAACGCCCGCTGGGGCCGCCCGCGCAGGGCTGGATCACCGCGCGCGACCTGTATCGCGCCATTACCGACAAGAAGCCCTATGCGGTGACGACGCTGATCGCGTTCGGCACGAATCCGCTGCTCTCGCAGCCGGATGTGGCAATGGGGGAGCGGGCACTGCGCGCGCTGCCGTTCTACGTGCATTGCGATCTCTTTGAAAATCCGAGCGCGAAGTATGCGGACATCCTGCTGCCCGTGAGCACGCCATGGGAACGCGAGGGGCTGCGCATCGGCTTCGAGGTTTCTGCCGAGGCTGAGAAGTTGGTGCAGCTGCGTCAGCGCATGGTCCCGCCGCGCGGCGAGGCGCGTTCGGACAACGAGATTGTGTTTGCGCTGGCGGCGCGCATCGGGCTGCAGGAAGCATTCTTCGGCGCAAGCCTGGAAGCCGGCTGGGACTACATGCTCGCGCCGATGGGGCTGACCGTGGCAGCGCTACGCGCCAAGCCAGAAGGGGTTCGCATCCCGGTCGAGGACACCGAGATGAAATACCGCATGGGCAAATCCGCCAGGCCTTTCAATACGCCGACAGGCCTGGTCGAGCTGTACTCCGAAGGGCTGCTGGCGCATGGCTATTCGCCTTTGCCCGGCTACCAGGAACCTTCGATTGAACAGGGAGATGCCGCGCGATCTGCGTTCCCCTATTTGTTGACGTCGGCGAAGAATGGCTACTACTGCCATAGCCAGCAGCGCGGTGTCGCGTCTTTGCGGCGCAAGGCGATGCTGCCGCGGCTGGATATCTCCAGGGAAGCCGCCGCGGCACGGGACATCCGCAGCGGCGACCCCGTGCGCATCTCGACGCCGGGCGGCAGTGCATTGTTCACGGCACGCATCGATCCGGGCCTGCATCCCGCCGTGCTGGTGGGCGAGTACGGCTGGTGGCAACGCTGCGACGCGATGGGGCAAGCACCGCTCGCCGTGTGTGGCGCGGACAGTGTCAACTTCAACGGGTTGATCGACGCGCAGCGCCAGGATCCGGTCAGCGGCTCGTCGCCGTTGCGCGCCTATCGCTGCAGCATCGAGCGCGAAACCGCTTTCGATATCCGGCGCCGGCCGTGGGAGGACTTCCGCGTGTTCCGCGTGGTGGCGCTGTGCAAGGAAGCCGCCGATGTCACATCGGTGTACATGGCACCCACCGATGGCGGCCGCCTGCCCGACTTTCTGCCGGGCCAGCACGCGACCATCCGGTTGTTCATCGGCGGCGGGGGGCAGGAGGTGATCCGGTCCTACTCGCTGACCGGACCCGCGATCATGGCAGACCGCCAGTGCTATTCGATCTCGGTGCGACAGACAGTGGCGCGGCTCGCCAATGGTGAACTGGTGTCCGGCCGCGCCTCATCGTTCATCAACCAACAGCTCGCAGTCGGCGACGTTGTCGAACTGCGCGCGCCCGGCGGCACCTTTGTCATGCCGACCCGTACCGCGCGGCCCCTTGTGCTGCTTGCCGGCGGCATCGGCATCACGCCTTTCATCAACTTGCTGGAGTCATTGGCCGGCCAGGCGGAGCCGCCCAGGATCCTGCTGCTCTATGCGAACCAGAACGGTGCGACGCACGCCTTCAAGCGCAGGATTCGCGAACTGGAAGCGGCGATTCCCACGCTGTCGGTGATCAATTACTACGATGCGCCGGCTGACGGGGACATCGCGGGGCGCGACTTCCACGTGCATGGGCGCGTATCCGCCGACGCGGTCCCGCAAGCGCTGCTCGCCATGCGCCCGCTGATCTACATGTGCGGCCCGGTCCCGATGATGACTGCCTTCGCCGAGGGCATGGCCGCCAGAGGCGTGCCGCACTTCGATATCCACAAGGAGATCTTTCGCTCTCCGGCTGTCGCGAAGATCGAGCACGGACAGGCATTCCAGGTGCATTTCCGCAAGTCGGGGGTCGTCCACCAATGGCGTTCCGAGGACGGCGCTCTGCTCGGCTTTGCCGAGGCGCGTGGCGTGCGCTTGCCCAGCGGATGCCGCGTCGGGCAATGCGAAAGCTGTGCCGTCAGGATCGTTTCCGGGTCGGCGCACCACTTGCAAGGCGAGGTACCTGATGACCCCGGTATTTGTCTCGCGTGCCAGGCCGTACCGGCCAGTGACCTGGTGATCGATGCCTGA
- a CDS encoding LysR family transcriptional regulator yields the protein MLPTLKQIQHFVAIAETGQVSRAAQRCNVSQSSMTASLKGLEDVVGAPLFSRHAAGVKLTAAGIRFLRHAQQIEAAVRDAVSAAAVTPSTVTGAIRLGVTETITAYVLPKLLPALEQKFPLLELEILERPRGDIEADIQAGKLDLALLLVSNLPEMHHIGCETLLRSPRQLWGHPDHPLMQLEQISLTDVARHDYILLDMDEHIATVIKYWRQYGLTPSVRLQSCSIEAVRSLVAAGRGVSILSDLVYRLWSLEGQRILRRSLSDRVPSMDVGLIWRLDPGPDEHTHALREFLRIALLETMR from the coding sequence ATGCTCCCAACCTTGAAACAGATACAGCACTTTGTGGCGATTGCTGAGACGGGCCAGGTATCGAGAGCGGCGCAACGCTGCAATGTTTCGCAATCGTCCATGACCGCCTCACTCAAGGGATTGGAAGACGTCGTAGGCGCCCCGCTGTTCTCCCGGCACGCAGCCGGCGTAAAGCTGACCGCGGCCGGCATCCGCTTCCTGCGGCATGCCCAGCAGATCGAGGCTGCGGTACGGGATGCCGTCAGCGCTGCGGCGGTGACCCCCAGCACGGTGACAGGCGCCATCCGCCTCGGTGTCACCGAAACCATCACGGCGTACGTGCTGCCCAAGCTGCTGCCGGCGCTTGAACAAAAGTTTCCGCTACTCGAACTCGAAATCCTGGAAAGGCCTCGCGGCGATATCGAGGCCGATATCCAGGCCGGCAAGCTCGACCTGGCATTGCTGCTGGTTTCCAACCTGCCGGAGATGCATCACATCGGCTGCGAAACCCTGCTTCGATCGCCGCGGCAACTCTGGGGCCATCCTGACCATCCTCTGATGCAGCTCGAGCAGATTAGCCTGACGGACGTGGCGCGGCACGACTACATACTGCTCGACATGGACGAGCATATTGCCACCGTGATCAAGTACTGGAGGCAGTACGGGCTCACGCCGAGCGTCCGCCTGCAAAGCTGCTCGATCGAAGCCGTCCGCAGCCTGGTAGCGGCGGGACGCGGCGTCTCCATCCTGTCCGATCTGGTCTACCGGCTGTGGTCACTGGAGGGCCAGCGCATCCTGCGCCGCAGCCTTTCCGACCGGGTCCCATCCATGGACGTCGGCCTGATCTGGAGACTCGATCCAGGACCTGACGAGCACACGCATGCGCTGCGGGAGTTCCTGAGGATCGCGCTGCTGGAGACCATGCGTTAG
- a CDS encoding nitric-oxide reductase large subunit: protein MGSYRRLWFLLIAVLAVTFSLLGYYGVEVYRQAPPMPAKVVTTEGRTLFTGEEILDGQTAWQSVGGMQLGSIWGHGAYQAPDWTADWLHRELTAWLELAAQDAYGRPYAQLDAPAQAALREQLRTEYRGNAADPATKVLTVSKRRAQAIANTAAYYDKLFSDAPALHTTREHYAMKENTLPSAERREQLTHFFFWTAWAASTARPGHEATYTNNWPHEPLIGNQPTSENVVWSVISVVVLLAGVGFLVWAWAFLRGKEDAPPQAPARDPLLSVALTPSQRALGKYLFLVVALFVFQVLLGGFTAHYTVEGQKFYGIDVSQWFPYALVRTWHIQSALFWIATGFLAAGLFLAPLINGGKDPKYQRLGVDILFWALVVVVVGSFTGNYLAIAQKLPAHLNFWLGHQGYEYVDLGRLWQIGKFAGILIWLVLMMRGILPALRARGTDRNLLALLTSSVVAIGLFYGAGLAYGERTSLTVMEYWRWWVVHLWVEGFFEVFATTALAFIFSTLGLVSRPMATAASLASASLFMLGGIPGTFHHLYFAGTTTPVMAVGAAFSALEVVPLIVLGHEAWENWSLKQRAPWMADLKWPLMCFVAVAFWNMLGAGVFGFMINPPIALYYIQGQNTTPVHAHAALFGVYGFLALGFTLLVLRYVRPAYRLSPTLMKTAFWGLNIGLVLMIGTSLLPIGIIQFLASVEHGTWYARSEEFMQQPILQTLRWVRTFGDVVFIVGAVSFAWQVVLGLANRTPLAADAVPARMKTAVR, encoded by the coding sequence ATGGGTTCCTACCGCAGACTCTGGTTCCTGCTGATCGCCGTGCTGGCGGTCACGTTCTCCCTGCTCGGCTACTACGGCGTCGAGGTGTACCGGCAGGCCCCGCCAATGCCGGCCAAGGTCGTCACGACCGAGGGCCGCACGCTCTTCACCGGTGAAGAGATCCTCGACGGCCAGACCGCCTGGCAGTCCGTGGGCGGCATGCAGCTTGGCTCCATCTGGGGCCACGGCGCCTACCAGGCGCCGGACTGGACCGCCGACTGGCTGCACCGCGAACTGACCGCGTGGCTGGAGCTGGCCGCGCAGGACGCCTACGGCCGGCCCTATGCGCAACTTGACGCGCCGGCGCAGGCCGCGCTGCGCGAGCAGCTGCGCACCGAGTACCGCGGCAATGCCGCCGATCCGGCCACCAAGGTACTGACTGTGTCGAAGCGCCGCGCGCAGGCCATTGCCAATACAGCCGCCTACTACGACAAGCTCTTCTCCGATGCGCCCGCGCTGCACACCACGCGCGAGCACTACGCGATGAAGGAGAACACGCTGCCCAGCGCCGAGCGTCGCGAACAACTCACGCACTTCTTCTTCTGGACCGCGTGGGCCGCATCGACCGCGCGCCCGGGGCACGAAGCCACCTACACCAACAACTGGCCGCATGAACCGCTGATCGGCAACCAGCCCACCAGCGAGAACGTGGTGTGGTCGGTGATCAGCGTGGTGGTGCTGCTGGCCGGGGTCGGCTTCCTGGTATGGGCGTGGGCCTTCCTGCGCGGCAAGGAAGATGCGCCGCCGCAGGCGCCGGCGCGCGATCCGCTGCTGTCCGTGGCGCTGACGCCGTCGCAGCGCGCGCTCGGCAAGTACCTGTTCCTGGTGGTGGCGCTGTTCGTGTTCCAGGTGTTGCTGGGCGGCTTTACCGCGCACTACACCGTCGAGGGCCAGAAGTTCTACGGCATCGACGTCTCGCAGTGGTTCCCGTACGCACTGGTGCGAACCTGGCATATCCAGAGCGCGCTGTTCTGGATCGCCACCGGCTTCCTGGCCGCGGGCCTGTTCCTCGCGCCGCTGATCAACGGCGGTAAGGACCCGAAGTACCAGCGCCTGGGCGTGGACATCCTGTTCTGGGCACTGGTGGTCGTGGTGGTGGGATCGTTCACCGGCAACTACCTGGCGATCGCGCAGAAGCTGCCGGCCCACCTGAACTTCTGGCTGGGCCACCAGGGCTATGAGTATGTCGACCTGGGCCGGCTGTGGCAGATCGGCAAGTTCGCCGGCATCCTGATCTGGCTGGTGTTGATGATGCGCGGCATCCTGCCGGCGCTGCGCGCGCGCGGCACCGACCGCAACCTGCTGGCGCTGCTGACCTCGTCGGTGGTGGCGATCGGCCTGTTCTACGGCGCGGGCCTGGCCTACGGCGAACGTACCAGCCTGACGGTGATGGAGTACTGGCGCTGGTGGGTGGTGCACCTGTGGGTGGAAGGCTTCTTCGAAGTCTTTGCCACCACCGCGCTGGCCTTCATCTTCTCCACGCTGGGCCTGGTGTCGCGCCCGATGGCAACGGCCGCCAGCCTGGCCTCGGCCTCGCTGTTCATGCTCGGAGGCATTCCCGGCACCTTCCATCACCTGTACTTTGCCGGCACCACGACGCCAGTGATGGCGGTGGGCGCCGCATTCAGCGCGCTGGAAGTGGTGCCGCTGATCGTGCTGGGCCATGAAGCCTGGGAGAACTGGAGCCTGAAGCAGCGCGCGCCGTGGATGGCAGACCTGAAGTGGCCGCTGATGTGCTTTGTCGCGGTGGCGTTCTGGAACATGCTGGGCGCCGGGGTGTTCGGCTTCATGATCAACCCGCCGATCGCGCTGTACTACATCCAGGGGCAGAACACCACGCCAGTGCACGCCCATGCCGCGCTGTTCGGGGTGTACGGGTTCCTGGCGCTGGGCTTCACGCTGCTGGTGCTGCGCTACGTGCGTCCGGCCTACCGGCTCAGCCCAACACTGATGAAGACCGCCTTCTGGGGGCTGAACATCGGCCTGGTGCTGATGATCGGCACCAGCCTGCTGCCGATCGGCATCATCCAGTTCCTGGCCAGCGTGGAGCATGGCACCTGGTATGCGCGCAGTGAGGAATTCATGCAGCAGCCCATCCTGCAGACCCTGCGCTGGGTGCGCACCTTCGGCGACGTGGTGTTTATCGTCGGCGCGGTGTCGTTTGCCTGGCAGGTGGTGCTGGGGCTGGCGAATCGGACGCCGCTGGCGGCGGATGCGGTGCCGGCGCGGATGAAGACGGCGGTGCGCTGA
- the ytfE gene encoding iron-sulfur cluster repair protein YtfE: protein MTLQDHSLGQLARLIPGATRIFHDYGLDFCCGGKQTLRDAAQQKGLDAAAVGTIDARLRALQDETGPSAQDWNTAAPAELIDHILTRFHARHREQLPELIRLARRVEQVHGDRPDCPLGLADHLSEMLGELEMHMQKEEQVLFPMLSRGLHAAAGRPIMVMRAEHDDHGVALQRLAALTNDITLPRAACNTWRALYLGLRTLREDLMEHIHLENNVLFEITTAPAAAQATGCGCSTHA, encoded by the coding sequence ATGACTTTGCAGGACCACTCGCTTGGCCAACTGGCCCGTCTGATCCCCGGTGCCACCCGGATCTTCCACGACTACGGGCTGGACTTCTGCTGCGGGGGCAAGCAGACCCTGCGCGACGCCGCGCAGCAAAAGGGTCTCGATGCGGCTGCCGTCGGCACCATCGACGCCCGGCTGCGTGCGCTGCAGGACGAAACCGGGCCGTCGGCGCAGGACTGGAACACGGCGGCGCCGGCCGAGCTGATCGACCATATCCTCACGCGCTTCCATGCGCGCCATCGCGAGCAGTTGCCCGAGCTGATCCGCCTGGCGCGGCGCGTAGAGCAGGTGCACGGTGACCGGCCCGATTGCCCGCTTGGCCTGGCCGACCACCTGAGCGAGATGCTGGGCGAGCTGGAAATGCATATGCAGAAGGAAGAGCAGGTGCTGTTCCCGATGTTGTCGCGCGGCCTGCATGCCGCCGCGGGCCGGCCGATCATGGTGATGCGCGCCGAGCATGACGACCACGGCGTGGCCTTGCAGCGGCTGGCGGCGCTGACCAACGACATCACGCTGCCGCGCGCGGCCTGCAATACCTGGCGCGCGCTCTACCTGGGCCTGCGCACGCTGCGCGAAGACCTGATGGAACACATCCACCTGGAAAACAACGTGCTGTTCGAGATCACCACGGCACCCGCCGCCGCGCAAGCCACCGGATGCGGTTGCTCGACGCACGCCTGA